CACCTTAAAAGAAGCTTTTTTCTGACAGACTCAGACCTTAATGGAGGGTTGACCTTTCCAAATCCATCATTTTTATCAAACATTTCATATGATAAAAAGAGATGATGCGGCATTACTTCAAATGTAATATTTTTCCGTTGTTTAATGAGGTCAACCGAATCAGGTGATGAAATATGACAGAAATGAAGTTTTAAACCTGTTTTTGAAATATCAATAATTGTTTTTACTGCCAAAAGCTCATTTTGGCAGTTTCTAAGCTTCTCATGGGAAGTGAGTGAATCATCCTCCCCTGAATCAATAACCTCTGCATGAACGGTTATCAGGGCATCTTTTTTTTGAATCTTTTCAAAGGCAGATTTTAAAAAATTGCTGTCAACTGCTGAACCATAGCTTGATTCAGCAAAAAAAGTCTCTCCAAATGCACAGACACCACAACGATATAGTGCATTTATATCCCAGCCGGGCATTACACTTCCATTAATGCCAAAATTACAGTAGGAATTTTTTTCTGCTTCACTAAATCTCAAAAGGAAAGATTCCTTGTCGACAACTGGAGGAATTGTGTTTGGCTGATCAATTACTGTTGCAACTCCGCCTGCAAGTGCGCTTTTAGAACCGGTCTCCCAGGTTTCCTTATGCTTTTGGATGTCACCGCCCCGCATATGGACATGCATATCGGTTGCCGCCGGAATACAGATTAAATCTTTGCAGTCAATTGATATTTCTGAATCAACTGCCATTCCTGAATGGACAACCCGCCCGTCTTTTACAGATATGTCTTTTATAGTGCCGTTTGACAGTGAGACATTTTTTAAAACCAGACTACATTTAAGAGACATTTAAAAAATCCTGTTATGTATATTGTTATGTATCTTATTACACTATTTATGGGATTGTTAATTTTTAACAGGTGTTATTTTTTTATCAGGTGTTTTTTTAGGTTATTCCTTTTTTAGGTTATTCCTTTTTTAGGTTATTCCTTTTTTATAAGGATAATATTTTGAGGTAAACTGGATTGTGCCGGTTGCCTTAAAAAAGATTATTTTAACCATATTATTTTCCGTTTTATCAAATTTTAACGAACTGAAAAAATATATTATTAAATAATTATTAAAAAATAAAAATTACAGTGTAAAAAAATATAAAATATATCATCAAAAAATAAAAAATATAGTGTTAAAAAAATATGGAATATATTATCATAGAATTATAAAATAAATTTAATTTCAATAATTTTAAAATTTTTCAGCAGACCCTTGGAACAGGATCTCCGACAGGCGCCTCTATAAACCGTTCGCCGCCAATTGAAGTCTCCATAATAACAGATTTTCCTTCTGTTACTCTGCCGATTATTGCCGCATCTTTCCCATATTTGTTCTTCTTAATCGCTTTTAAGATAGCTTCCGCATCATCAGCGGAGACACCCATAACAACCTTTCCTTCGTTTGCGACATCAAGAGGATTAATGCCTAAAAGTTCTGAAGCACTCCTTACACTATTTCTTATTGGAAGCGTTTCCTCATTGATTCTGACCTGGACGCCTGATTTCTCGGCCATCTCATTAATGGCGTTTGAAAATCCTCCACGTGTAGGATCTTTCATTGCATGAATCTCCCCTGCATCCATTGCAGATTTTACAAGCTCCCATACTGGCGCAACATCGGATCTAATCTGCTCACCCAAATCAAAGCCTTCGCGGGTTGTCATGATACAAAGGCCGTGATCACCAATTGTGCCGCTAACTATTATTACGTCGCCGGGCTTTAGTCCGTTGTCACGGACAGGTTTCTCAACAATTCCAATTCCCGCGGTGTTAATGGCAATGCCGTCAATTGCCCCCTTTTCAAGAACTTTTGTATCGCCGGTTACAAGAGATGCTCCACATTCCAAAAGTGCCTCATCCATTGATGCAACAATTTTTTCAAGGATATCAATGTCAAATCCCTCTTCAATTATCATACCACAGGAGAGTGCAATAGGCTTTCCCCCCATCATGGAAAGATCATTTGCTGTGCCGCATACTGATATTCTTCCAATATCCCCGCCGGGGAAAAAGAGAGGGCGCACAACATGCGAATCTGTTGTAAATACAATATTTTTGTCACCAAACGGTATTACCGCGCCGTCATCGAGTGATTCAAGACCAATACCGCCGGCATTATTATTTTTGTATTTTGTGAGTGTCTTTCCAAGAAGATCTGAAAAAACGGCCCCGCCGGCGCCATGCATAAGATTGACTTTCATTCGTCTTCTACCTCAATTTCAATATTTGTGACTACTATTTCCCTTCCTTCGATTACTTCAGGAAGAGAACCACAATCCGGACAAACAAACCTTTCAGAACCTTCATAACCGCATGAGCATTTTGTCTTTACAGGAACAGTCTTTGCTTCAATGCTACAGTCTTTGAAAAGAGGTTCATCTTCGTCCTCACACATAGTTTCAAAAAGAAAAATAACCTGCTCAGGGTTTACCATTGTCATTTCGCCGACACTGATACATACTTTTTTTATGTGTGTTGCGGAATTTTCAACAGCCGCCCGTTTGGAGGTTGCAAAAATATCGTATGCTATAGAGTATTCGTGCATTACTCCTCCATAGCCGCGTAGACTTCCTCAAATACCTGACGCGTCTGGAGTGCCTCTTCACGTGATAATTTCTGAATAGCAAAACCTACATGGACTAAAACAAATTCGCCTACAACAACATCCACAAGGTCTATTCGGACCTCCTGCTGAAGATCTCCATAATCAACAACAGCGATATTGCCATCTTTTATTTCCAACACTTCTGCCGGTATTGCAATACACATTGTTTAAAAACCCCTTAAATTAACCGGACCTAAAAGCCCAGTCAGGTTATAATAAAAATAATAACGCCGAGAAGGAGATTTGAACTCCTGAGGTGCGGACACCAGTGGCTTTCAAGGCCACCGCCTTCCCGGACTAGACTATCTCGGCCCGTCTTCTAATATGTCTACTTTTTTCCTTAAAAATATGGTGTTATTGTCTTCGTGTTAAAATGACAATAACAAACAGTCCGATGACGGCAGATATTAACCCAATTGGAAATTGACCGCCGGATTGGGTCGCCTCACCAGCAGGAGCACTCTCAAAGAAAGATGCTGAATCTTCACTTACTGTGATAGAAGAAGCGCCGGTTGTAAACACTGTCACATACCCGCTGTCAGATGAATCAACAGGATAGACTTTTACATATACAGTTCCTCCTTCAACATTGATTCCAAAAGATTCTGATTCGGAGCCGGAATAACGATTCACCGTTTTTACAGTCTTTTTCTCATCACAGTATTCAACAGCCCAGTTATGCCCTTCTGATGTTTCAACTGTCAAAATCCCCGGAAATGTCTCTATTGAAAAATATGTCGGACTGTTTAATGATGCAAATGACTGTGCAGACATTGACTTTCCTGTATTGGAAGTAGGAACCGGCGTTATAGATTGTGTCAAAGATTGTGTAGGAGATGTAGTTGTTTTTACAGATGTAAACTTCTGGTGTCTTATAAGCCCCTTATTATCTGAAAACGAAACATAATAGTTACCAGGGCCGGAGATTGGAACTTCAACTTTAAACTGTCCATTTGAATCAGTTGAAACCCACTCTTCAGGGAATATAATATATTCTCCGTCATCAACCATTATTTCTATTCCAAGATTACCGCGTGTGGTGCTCCTTCCTTCAACAGACAAAAAACCGTTATATTCCTGATTTATTGAAGAGGCTATTACTATCTGATCTGTTCTGTCAATAAGTTCAAATGTTCTGTATCTTGTCGAACTTCCGCCAAGACTTACCTCGCTGTTATCCGGAATTTCAAGTTTGTAGTTTCCTTTTGAAAGAGAATCAGTCTCAAAAGAAACCTTCCATGACCCGTCAGACTGGATAACAAAAGACTTTCTCTCAATCTCCTGAATCGAGACCTTCTGGTTGTAGAGAACAATTGTCATTGTAACTCCGGGGTTGATTGTGCTTGTTCCTTCGATTACAACTGTGTCACCAAGGTTTACCTGTGGCGGGACATCAAAATTGATAATGTATGCATTAGCACAAGAGACCAATGCCGCCAATAATATAATCAGGCATGCTATCTTTTTCATATTTACACGATCAACTACTATAGCATTAATGATATCTCAAAAAATTGAAAAACCTCTGGCATGCTGGAAAAGTAAAGAGACATATTCAGGAGAAGTTCTCGACTGCCTCACTGTGATCTTTAAATCAGGCGGCTGTTCATGGAACAGGTGCACAATGTGCGGATATAAGAATGAAAGGTATCACAAAATGCCTGCAGAGGAACTCTCAACCAGAATTAAACAGCAGGTTTCATGGGTTCTTTCTGAATTTAAGCCTGACAGCTACCAGATGGTAAAAATATTTACTTCAGGAAGTTTTTTTGACACTGACGAAGTCCCGCCCGGTGCCAGGGATTCAATTGGAGAGGCATTCAAAGGCAAAATTGTTATCGCAGAATCAAGGACCGAATATGTAAAGGAAGATATTATTTCGGACTTTTTAGCGATTGTTGATGACAATTCACACAAAAATCCATTGTATGTTGCAATGGGCCTTGAGACAACAAACGACTATATCCGGGAAAAATGCATTGACAAAGGCCACACATTTGAGGATTTCAAAAATGCTGTAAGTCAGGGAAGAAAGGCCGGCGCAGGCATTAAAACATATCTCATGATGAAACCGCCATTCCTGACTGAATCAGAGGCACTTTTGGATATGCAAAAATCTCTCAAAGAGTGTGCGCCGTACTCTGATATGATTTCTATGAATCTCTGCACTGTCCAAAACAGAACAGATGTTGAAAGACTCTGGAAACAAAGGGCTTACAGACCACCATATCTCTGGAGTGCTCTGAAGGTTTTAATTGAGGCAGATGTTCATGTAATGTGCGATCCTGTCGGCGGAGGGAAAAGAAGAGGTCCTCACAACTGTGGGAAATGTGATATGGAAATTGTTGACGCGATAAGAGAATTTTCACTCAATGTAGATAAAGAACTTTTAAGAGTTTATTTTGAAAGAGGATGTAAATGCAAAAATGAGTGGGAATTTATCTTAAAAGAAGAAAAACCCTTTTGCATGCCCCTGACAGAATAAAAATATTTTTTTATTCAAATATTTATTGCCCGGATTATTACAGTTTAGATATTTACTGTTCAGATTTTATAGCATCGGTTTTCAGATACTTTGCAAGGAGAGGCAAAAATGCTCCTGCATCGCTTACAACCCCGATTGCCTGTGATGAACCCCTGTCATTTAATTTGGTAACTGATGCAGGATTTATATCAACGCATATAGTCTTTACATATGACGGCAGGCAGTTTCCAACAGCTACAGAATGAAGAAGTGTTCCAATCATTATTACCATATCAAGACCGCGCAAATTTTTCCTCATCTCCTCCTGTGCAATCATAACATCGGTAATAACATCAGGAAGCGGGCCGTCATCTCTTATTGAGCCTGCAAGAACAAACGGAATATTGTTCTTCACGCATTCATACATAATTCCCGTCTTTATTATGCCTTCTTCAACTGCTTGTTTAATCGAACCTGCACGGATAACCTCGCTTATTGCTGTTATGTGATTTTTATGTCCGCCAACTGCAAGTGTTCCTGTATCAAGATTCATTCCAAGAGATGTTCCAAACAGGTTGTATTCAATATCATGGGTTGCGAGGGCATTTCCGGCAAATAATACATCAATATATCCTTCACGGATTATCTCTGCCAGTGCCGGTGCAGCCCGGGTATGAATGATTGCAGGGCCGCCAACAATCCCAATTTTTCCTCCGTTTTCCTTAATCTCTTTCATCTCAGAGGCTATTTTTTTAATAATTGTTTCACTCGGCCTTTCTGAAGAGACAGTGTTTTGCATAAATTCAAACTGATTAACTTTTCTTGACCTCTCAGGTGGCACAACCCTTACCCCTCTCTCACCGATTACAATATTGTCTCCCTTTTTTATTTTTGCAAGCGGCACACAGGTTGCAGAAAGTGTGTCTTTTTCCAATACGATGTGGCAGTCCATCTCAATATTTTCAACAGGAATCCATTTGTCATCATATTTTACAAATGTCGGGTGATTTGTTGTTGAGTAAAATCCTTTTGGTAAAATTCTGTCGCCAAAGGCCTCTTTTAGTTTTGCATTTTCAACTTCAGGCATCCTTGCACCAAGTCGATGAAGCTCACTTAGGATATTGTCAAGTTCCTCTTCATCCACTGCTGTGATAATCAGCCTTGCATAACTTGTGTCCTGTTTTTTCTTTCCTACATCGAAGGTGGTAATCTCAAAATTGCCGCCCATATCCAGAACTTTGTCAAAAACACGGGTCATAATCCCTGAATCAATAATATGACCTTCAAGTTCAATCTCACGGGACGCTTCCATAATTTAGTATATTTGTTTTATAAACTATTATGATTTGCGCAAATAACATAAAATAAGGATATAAAAAATTGATTAAAGCCGCAAAAAGGCATATCTCATCAGTTTTCTTGTCTTGCAATTCATGAATTTTTTTCAGACAAGAGGAGATGGATCTTTTCCTGCTGAAAAGGGCAGTTTTCCACCTTTAATTAAAACCTGATTCTTTGTATTTTTAATTTTTTCAAGAATTACTTCTTTTCCCTTCTTTGTCATTGCGTAAACAGGCACTGAAACTCCTCCCTGCAGGAGTGCTCTTTTACCGGCGATTTCACGAAGATGCTTTGAAGCGCATGCAGATATTATATCACAGTTTTCAGCAAGAAGCTCTGATTCATGTATATCAGCGTTCGTTGTATGAACAGCGACAATAAATGCATTTTCATCTGTTTTTCTAAGCCGGAGGGCCTCTTCTCCTGAGGTTACAGTAACTGCAATATTTAAAAATCCAAGCTCAACTGCTTTTAAATATCCTTTGTATGAATCTATTGAAGCATCGTTTGGAAAAACAGTATATCCCAGATTATTATTTATTCTACATATGACCTCAGGGTAAGGGCACGTTTGTACAAGACCGGACATTTTTCCACCAATTCCCTGAACAAGACGTGGATTTTGTGCAATAACCGTTCCCGCACCATCACAGGCAATTACTGCACAATCAATAATTCCACCGGAGATTGCCGAAGATAAAAGCTCAGATGCGCCAAATAAAACAAAATCATCATCAGAGAGAACCTCACGCTCTTTTGTGCACATTCCAAATGATGAAATCCGCTCCTCTATGTTTTTTTTAATTTCTTCAGGCTCCATATTATTTACAGGATAATTAAATCGTCTTGCAAGAGGACAATTTGTAATAACCGGCTTTCCAACCGATATCACTTTTCCATTTCTTATTACAACCTGAGTCTTTCCGGCAGCCTCAATTATATGCTCATCAATTAATGACATTTGATAGTGAATAATTAGTCATTGAAACTGAAATAAATATTTAAAAGAATTAAGGTGCAGTATCTTGAATAGGAATTTTTACAAAAAAACTGACACTAATAAAATTTTAAGATTATGGGAGATTGATTTTATCCGGGGATTTGCCATTATCTCAATGATTCTATTTCACATACTCTTTGATCTTAATTATTTCAATATCGCTAACATAAACACAAATATCGGTTTAATAAGAATTTATGGATATTTCACTGCATCGTTATTTGTATTCATTGCAGGAGTCTCTGTTTTTCTAAGCAGTGAAAGAGCTAAATTCTCTCTTTCAAAAGAAAAATACTTACTCAAATATTTTAAAAGAGGTCTTTTTTTATTTAGCCTGGGACTTTTAATAACAACTGCAACATGGATTTTTATTGGATCAGGCACAATCATCTTTGGAATACTGCATCTGCTTGGAATTTCAATTATTCTATCTCCATTTTTTATCAGATTTAAAAAATATAATTTTTTCATAGGAATTTTTGTTATAACAATCGGATTTTTCTTCTCACAGTTATCAGGCCCTTTTTATCTGATACCTCTTGGAATAACTCCTGAATGGTTTTATTCCCTTGATTACGAGCCTTTATTCCCATGGTTTGGAGTTTTTCTTCTTGGTATAGCAACAGGAGCCAAATTTTACCCTGGAGGGAAGAGACAGTTTGAAAAAACAGGATTCATAAAAGAAAAATCCAGAAAAAAACAGGATGAATTTTCTTTTTTTTCAGAAGGGCTGGAATTTTGCGGAAAACATTCACTTCTGATATACCTTGTCCATCAGCCGGTCATAATTCTTATTCTGTCACTAATATCAGGAAAGATACTTTTGTGAGATAAAGGATAATTAAGTTTTTTAAAGCAGTTAGTCTTCTTTGAAGAGTGAAATATCAGAAAATCCGACTACATCAAATACTCCTCTTTCAGTGATTCTAATCTCAGGAATCACAGTTAATGCAAGAAATGAGAGGTACATAAAAGGATTTTTTACCGCACCTGTTAATTTAACAAGCGAATTTAATTTTTCAAGCTCTGAATTTACATCTTCAAAGGATTTATGAGACATAATTCCCCCGCATTCAAGAGGAAGAACGAAGGATTTTTTATCAACAATAACTGACATTCCGCCATTTGACTCTTTTAAAAGCTCAACTGCAGAGATTATTTCTTCATCACTGCATCCAACAGCAACAATATTATGGGAATCATGTGATACAGAGGATGCAATTGCACCACATTTCATTTTAAAGCCGTTTACAAGACCTATGCCTGCCTTTTTACCACGATAGCGATCACATACAACACATTTCAAAATATCTCCGTTTAAATCAGGCAGTTTTGAAGTATCTGTCAGTTTTGTTATGTGCCTTGTAATAATCTGTCCTTCAATTATTCCTGCAATATTTGCAATTTTTTTGCCTCGTTCTAATTTGATTATTTCGTCTATACGTGCAGTTTTAAACCCGGTTTTTAAGCAAGTTGGCTTTTTATATCCTAAATCTCTTATTTCAACTCCGGACTTATAAGTCTTTAAGACTTTAAATTCTTCTGAGTCATCAATGACACAGAAATCTGCAATTCTTCCCGGAGTTAATGAACCTCTGTCAAAAAGACCAAATCTCTCTGCCGGAGAAAGTGTTGCCATTCTGTATGCAAGTTCAGGCTGAAGACCGCATTTTATTGCCTTTCGGATACAGTCGTCAATATGCCCGTCATTGACAAGCATATCAGCATGCCTGTCATCGGTTGCAAACATGCATCTTGAAACAGTGCATGAATTTACTACAGGTATAAGTTCAGAGAGATTTTTCTCTGTTGAACCTTCACGTAGCATAATATACATTCCCTTTTCAAGCTTTTCCAAAGCCTCATCCTTATTTGTACACTCATGATCGCTTGAAATACCCTGCAGAATATAAGCGTTTAACTCCTTTCCCAAAAGAAGCGGACAATGCCCGTCAATATTTTTAAAAATCTCTAATTTTTTAAAGACTTCATCATCACCTGACAAAACTCCGGGATAATTCATCATCTCGCCAAGTCCGATTACAAAATTTTTATCAGAAAATTCTTTTATATCATCGGAATCTAAAACAGCGCCGCCCATATCCATATTTGTTGCAGGAACGCATGACGGAATCATATAAAAAATATCCAAAGCTGTTTTTTCAGCCTCTGAAATCATATATTCTATGCCCTTTTTTCCGGCAACATTTGCGATTTCATGGGGATCAGCGATTATTGCCGTTGTTCCTCTTAAAAGGACAAGACGTCCGTATTCTGCCGGTGTTAAAAGAGAGCTTTCAATATGAACGTGGGCGTCAATCAGTCCGGGAATGATTTTTGCACCATTCAGATCTGTTTCTTTTTCCCCCTCATAATCTCCCTCACCTATTATTATTCCATCTTTTACTGCAATATTCTGCTTCTTCCAGCCACAGGTAAAAGGATTAAAGGTGTTTGCATTCAAAAAGACAACATCTGCTTTTTCCTTTCCAAGAGCGACATTTAAAAGTTTTTTCTGAGTCATTTTTATCAAAATTTTATCAATTCTTTAACTTCTTGATCAATTTTAAAATTTTGGAATTTTTCAAATTGTTAATTAAATAGTAAGGTCGCGTATTTCTGCTGATTTTCGGGTTTTATCCTTTAAAACATACAAATACATCTTATAATTTCCCTTTTCAAGCACTACCGGAAATGAATATTCATTTAGTCCGGGCTTTAGGTTGAATGTGCCAACACACTGTTTATATTCCTTCTGTCTGAAGTCATCGAGGCTGAAAACCGTTATCTGAATTGTTGTGATTGTTTCTTCGTCAGCATTGTTGTTAACCTCAAATACCAGCTTTTTTTCACTGTCATTATATGTAAGATCACCAAACGAATAATTCATGCATCCTGACAGAGCGGCCATTACTGCAAGCAGAAACATTAAAGCAATAATCTCTTTTCGAATGGACATTAATTCAATGTGAAACCGCTAAGACTTAAATCATTCGCAATGATTCATTAAATTTGGTATGAAAATTACTTCATAACGTAAATGAAACTGTTTCATAAAATAAAATTTCATGGATTTTTTAGTGAAATTCTGATTTTTGGGATAATAAGATCTGGTTTTCATAACAAAATTTATTCATATCCACACCCTTTTTTTTAGATCCTTGCCCTTTTCTTTCTGTACTTACCCTTTTCTTTCTGTACTTACCCTTTTCTTTCTGTACTTACCCTTTTCTTTCTGTACTTACCCTTTTCTTTCTGTACTTACCCTTTTTCTCCTTATACTTACCCGAAATTCCGAAATATTCAGGATTTGCTATTCCAAAGTTTTAATTCTGTAAAATTTACATAAACGGGTGATAAAAACGATAAAAATAATTTCATTTGACATAAACTATGGATTTCGCCAGATTTTTTTTGTAATCATTTTTAAAAAAGTCCGGAATTTGTATTGATTAATCTTCGATTAATCTTCGTTATCTTTTTTAGCATAACAAACTATAGAGATAAATGAATAAAGGATGGTGATTTTATAACAGTAATTACTTTTGCACATCATAAAGGAGGTACCGGAAAAACAACCTCATGCCTCAGCATTGCAGGCTGTCTTTTAAAGAGCAATGAAAAATTACTGATAATTGACTGTGATCCACAGGCCAATGCTACAACAGGCCTTGGAGTTGACCCTGAAAAACAGTCAAAAAACATGTATGATGTTTTCATGAATGTTTTTGAAGGGTTTCCTGATATCTCATTAAAAGATGTAATTATAAAAACATCATCAGGAATTGATCTTGCACCATCCTCACTGGACCTTGTTGGAGTTGAACCTTACCTTTATAGTATAAATGAGAGGGCTTTCGTCTTAAAAGAGGCAATAAAGCCGCTTTTGAATGAATACAGATATATCTTGATAGACACTCCTCCTAGTATGGGTCAGTTTGTGATAAACGGACTTATAGCAGCAGACAGAATTGTTTTGACTCTTGATGAAAGTATCTTCGCTCAAAAGGGCCTTGAAAGCTTAAATTACATCTTTGAGGACATAAAAGAAAATACAGGAAAAAATAAATCACCAGACATGGCAATTTTCACTCGCGCAGGAACACTACATCAAAGAAAATCTCCAATGGAAGAGATAAAAAGTGCATTCAAACAATTGTTTTCATCCAAAAATCCGGATGATACTGAAAAAAAGCGTCAGGATGAACTTGAGGCAGAAGTAAAAAAGATGATTAAGGAAGTATATTCTGTCCCATATGACCCGGAGATATACAGAGCCCAAAAAGAAGGAATGCCTGTTACAAATATCTCGCCTGAGAGTCCGGCCTCACAAAAATACAGAGAAATTTCTGAAATAATTAAAAAGTGGTGATGAAAAATGGCAGATGAAAAAATAAAACAAAACAGACCCGGAAGAAAAGCTCTTTTCACCGGCGCGGCAATCCCAAAAGAAGTACAATCACTCTCTGCTGATGAAAAGGTCTCTGAATTCATTTCAAAAACCACAGAAATTTTAAGAGATTATACCTCAGGAAACCAGGGCGCAAGATTAGAGAATGACCAAAAAGACGAAAAACTGTCTGGTCTTGCAATAGAAATAAACAGACTGCTTGAAAATTACGAGTCAGACCTGGAAAAAATTAAATCTTCTGATATAATATCCGACAATCAAAACATAATAATTTCAGAAGATTCTCAAAATTTAAAAGATTCAGAGGAATTTTTAAAAGAATTAAAAGATGTTCAGATAATGGCAGAGGAATACAGGGAAGCTGTTTTTGAAAAGGAAAAATTAATCGAAGAATATCAAAAAATTATTGAAGATAACAAAAAAACAATTGAAATTTTAAAACCAGATCTTGAAATATATGAAACTGAAAATGAGAAATTAAAATCAATAATTCAGCAAAACGAAAACAAAATAATTGACTTAAATAAAGAAATAAGCGATTTGAAAGAAGAAATTGTCGTTTTTAAAGAGAGTGAAAACAACTCTGAAACATCAAAATATGAAGAAGAAATAAAATCCTTAAATGAAGAAATAATCACTCTTAAAGAATTAAACCAGAGACTTTCAAAAAATGTTGAGGAAAATGATGATGAATTTGAAAAGCTCCGGCAAAAGTACGAAGAGGAGATAAAAACTGCCACTGAGAAAGCATATCTTGATGCTGAAAACAAAACTTCTGAAAAAATAAAAATTTTTGAGGCAGAAACAGAAAATTTAAATCTTCTAATTCTTAAGAAGGAAGATATTGTCTCAGAGATGATATCAGAGCTTAATTCAAAAGAAAATATTTTGAACGAATATAAATCAAAACTCTCTGAACATGAAAATATTCTTCAAAAAGAAAAAACTGCCCTTTCTGAAAAAGACAAAGTCATTGCCGAACTAAAAGACGAAATTCAAAAAGTAATAACAGACACAAAAACTGACTCAGAAGAGGAAGAAAAACGACTAAAAATTATAGAAACATTAAAGAAACGCTCAGAGACAATTGTTCAGCAAAACCCAATGCCGATAATTCTTGTAAATTCTTCATATAACATAATTGTTGCAAACAAGGCTTATGAAGATATGGCCGGAATCTCTGTTAATGATGCAAAAAGAATGAATCTTCGCGACTTTGAGATTCTTGAAAAATCAGGGGACGGCATATCCAAAGTTCTTAAAACAGGTAAAAGAAGTCTTTCTGAATTAAAGATTAAACTACCGGCAGGAATACGCTTCCTGAAACAGTACGGTATTCCAATAAGAAAAAACGGCCAGGTTTCTGAAATTCTAATTGTTTATGTCGATATAACCCATGAGATGAATAAGGCCGAAGAGATAAAATCCCAGATGAAAGAGATTGATGTCTTGAAAAAACGCTCAGAGACAATTGTTCAGCAAAACCCGATGCCGATAATTCTCCTAAGTAAAAATCTTGATATTTTAGTCTCAAACAATTCATTTGAGAAGATAAGCGGAATTGAAAGACATGCGCTTTTAAAGATGAATTTAAAAGACTTCATATTTGAAGATAAAAAAGGCGATGATATCTCTACTGTTTTCTCATCCAAAAAGCGCTCATATGGAGAGGTTTCATTCAAAACTCCCCTTGAAACTCACGTCCTTGAACAATACGCAATTCCCATAATGGACGAGAAAGAGAATATCTCAACCGTTCTTGTCGTTTACAACGAAATAACCAGGCTTAGGAAGAATGAAAAAGACCTTCAGGAATTAATGGAGAAGGTACAAAAAGAAGCAGTCTGTCTTGAAGAAAGTGCTAAAGAGATAACATCCGGCATGCTTGAACTTGCAGACAAAAATCTCAATATCAGATCAAAAATTTCAGATAACGATCCTCTAAAGATTCTGAAGGAAAATTTCAACAATTCTGTTCTGTCAATAAAAGAGTTAATCCGCGATATTGCATCAAAAACAGATAATATTGAAGAAACAGCTGACGGACTTTTCAAAAATAACGAAAGTATCTCAGATGCCGCTCAAAAAATGGCACAAA
The genomic region above belongs to Methanomicrobium antiquum and contains:
- a CDS encoding methanogenesis marker 8 protein; the protein is MSLIDEHIIEAAGKTQVVIRNGKVISVGKPVITNCPLARRFNYPVNNMEPEEIKKNIEERISSFGMCTKEREVLSDDDFVLFGASELLSSAISGGIIDCAVIACDGAGTVIAQNPRLVQGIGGKMSGLVQTCPYPEVICRINNNLGYTVFPNDASIDSYKGYLKAVELGFLNIAVTVTSGEEALRLRKTDENAFIVAVHTTNADIHESELLAENCDIISACASKHLREIAGKRALLQGGVSVPVYAMTKKGKEVILEKIKNTKNQVLIKGGKLPFSAGKDPSPLV
- a CDS encoding DUF1624 domain-containing protein; the encoded protein is MNRNFYKKTDTNKILRLWEIDFIRGFAIISMILFHILFDLNYFNIANINTNIGLIRIYGYFTASLFVFIAGVSVFLSSERAKFSLSKEKYLLKYFKRGLFLFSLGLLITTATWIFIGSGTIIFGILHLLGISIILSPFFIRFKKYNFFIGIFVITIGFFFSQLSGPFYLIPLGITPEWFYSLDYEPLFPWFGVFLLGIATGAKFYPGGKRQFEKTGFIKEKSRKKQDEFSFFSEGLEFCGKHSLLIYLVHQPVIILILSLISGKILL
- the ade gene encoding adenine deaminase, with translation MTQKKLLNVALGKEKADVVFLNANTFNPFTCGWKKQNIAVKDGIIIGEGDYEGEKETDLNGAKIIPGLIDAHVHIESSLLTPAEYGRLVLLRGTTAIIADPHEIANVAGKKGIEYMISEAEKTALDIFYMIPSCVPATNMDMGGAVLDSDDIKEFSDKNFVIGLGEMMNYPGVLSGDDEVFKKLEIFKNIDGHCPLLLGKELNAYILQGISSDHECTNKDEALEKLEKGMYIMLREGSTEKNLSELIPVVNSCTVSRCMFATDDRHADMLVNDGHIDDCIRKAIKCGLQPELAYRMATLSPAERFGLFDRGSLTPGRIADFCVIDDSEEFKVLKTYKSGVEIRDLGYKKPTCLKTGFKTARIDEIIKLERGKKIANIAGIIEGQIITRHITKLTDTSKLPDLNGDILKCVVCDRYRGKKAGIGLVNGFKMKCGAIASSVSHDSHNIVAVGCSDEEIISAVELLKESNGGMSVIVDKKSFVLPLECGGIMSHKSFEDVNSELEKLNSLVKLTGAVKNPFMYLSFLALTVIPEIRITERGVFDVVGFSDISLFKED
- a CDS encoding ParA family protein, which gives rise to MTFAHHKGGTGKTTSCLSIAGCLLKSNEKLLIIDCDPQANATTGLGVDPEKQSKNMYDVFMNVFEGFPDISLKDVIIKTSSGIDLAPSSLDLVGVEPYLYSINERAFVLKEAIKPLLNEYRYILIDTPPSMGQFVINGLIAADRIVLTLDESIFAQKGLESLNYIFEDIKENTGKNKSPDMAIFTRAGTLHQRKSPMEEIKSAFKQLFSSKNPDDTEKKRQDELEAEVKKMIKEVYSVPYDPEIYRAQKEGMPVTNISPESPASQKYREISEIIKKW